One part of the Luteibacter yeojuensis genome encodes these proteins:
- a CDS encoding FAD binding domain-containing protein, translating into MKPFTYERADSPKAAAAAAAKVPNAKFIAGGTNLLDLMKIEIEQPAHLIDVNGLDLDKIEPTDDGGLRVGALVRNTDLAADARIRRDYPLLSRALLAGASGQLRNKATTAGNLLQRTRCPYFYDTNQPCNKRLPGSGCAAIGGFSRQHAIVGVSKSCIAVHPSDMAVAMRALDATVETVKPDGSARRIPIADFHTLPGNTPHIEHVLTKGELITAVTLPKPIGGTQLYHKVRDRASYAFALVSVALVAQPDGSGRVALGGVAHKPWRVEAAEAELPKGAKAVAERLLAGAKPTDGNAFKIVLVERTLAGTLAEAKERKA; encoded by the coding sequence ATGAAGCCCTTCACCTACGAGCGCGCCGATTCGCCCAAGGCCGCCGCGGCCGCGGCGGCGAAGGTGCCCAACGCGAAGTTCATCGCCGGCGGTACCAACCTGCTCGACCTCATGAAGATCGAGATCGAACAGCCCGCCCACCTGATCGACGTCAATGGGCTGGACCTCGACAAGATCGAGCCCACCGACGATGGCGGCCTGCGTGTCGGTGCCCTGGTCCGCAACACCGACCTCGCCGCCGACGCGCGCATCCGTCGCGACTATCCGCTGCTGTCGCGCGCGCTGCTGGCCGGCGCCTCGGGTCAGTTGCGCAACAAGGCCACGACGGCGGGCAACCTGCTCCAGCGCACGCGTTGTCCGTACTTCTACGACACCAACCAACCCTGCAACAAGCGCCTGCCGGGCAGCGGTTGCGCGGCCATCGGGGGCTTCAGCCGCCAGCACGCGATCGTGGGCGTGAGCAAGTCGTGCATCGCCGTGCATCCCAGCGACATGGCGGTGGCCATGCGGGCCCTCGACGCGACGGTGGAAACCGTGAAGCCCGACGGTAGCGCGAGGCGGATTCCCATCGCGGACTTCCATACCTTGCCGGGCAACACGCCGCATATCGAGCACGTGTTGACGAAGGGCGAGCTGATCACGGCGGTCACGCTGCCGAAGCCGATCGGCGGCACGCAGCTCTATCACAAGGTGCGCGATCGCGCGTCGTATGCGTTCGCGCTGGTATCGGTCGCCCTCGTCGCGCAGCCCGATGGGAGCGGGCGGGTCGCGCTCGGCGGCGTGGCGCACAAGCCGTGGCGCGTGGAGGCCGCCGAGGCCGAGCTGCCGAAGGGCGCCAAGGCCGTGGCGGAAAGGCTGCTTGCCGGCGCGAAACCCACGGACGGCAACGCGTTCAAGATCGTACTCGTGGAGCGCACGCTCGCCGGCACGCTGGCCGAAGCGAAGGAGCGGAAGGCATGA
- the paoA gene encoding aldehyde dehydrogenase iron-sulfur subunit PaoA gives MEPSDDWKFTRRDVLKMGAVSMSALAVPGLVAAQVRNDVPGKPVTAKVAFEVNGKAQSLDLDTRTTLLDALREHLHLTGTKKGCDHGQCGACTVIVDGRRINSCLTLAVMHQGAKVTTIEGLGTPDKLHPMQAAFVKHDGYQCGYCTPGQICSAVAVLDEIKDDIPSHVSEDLTAKAQFSRTEVRERMSGNICRCGAYSNIHDAIAEVAGGAA, from the coding sequence ATGGAACCGTCGGACGATTGGAAATTCACCCGCCGCGATGTCCTGAAGATGGGCGCGGTGTCGATGTCGGCCCTTGCCGTACCCGGCCTTGTGGCCGCCCAGGTCAGGAACGACGTCCCGGGCAAACCCGTCACCGCGAAGGTCGCCTTCGAGGTCAACGGCAAGGCGCAGTCACTCGACCTCGATACGCGTACCACGCTGCTCGATGCCCTGCGCGAACACCTTCACCTCACCGGTACCAAGAAGGGCTGCGACCACGGCCAGTGCGGCGCATGCACCGTCATCGTGGACGGTCGCCGCATCAACAGCTGCCTCACCCTGGCGGTGATGCACCAGGGCGCGAAGGTCACCACCATCGAAGGCCTGGGTACCCCGGACAAGCTACATCCGATGCAGGCCGCCTTCGTGAAGCACGACGGCTACCAGTGCGGTTACTGCACGCCCGGCCAGATCTGCTCCGCGGTGGCGGTGCTGGACGAGATCAAGGACGACATTCCCAGCCACGTGAGCGAGGATCTGACGGCGAAGGCGCAGTTCAGCCGCACGGAGGTCCGTGAACGCATGAGCGGCAACATCTGCCGCTGCGGTGCGTATTCGAACATCCACGACGCGATCGCCGAAGTGGCAGGGGGTGCCGCATGA
- a CDS encoding SDR family oxidoreductase: MSRKVAIVTGASQGIGQATAVRLARDFDAVALVARNRAKLEETARAVEAAGSEPLVIDTDLATPSAAKSVVARTLAAFGRIDAMIHIAGAVPQIDLLEMTDEQWDAGMALKLHGARRLTVEAWPALRDAKGSVVFISGNSASAPKSAYAAVATINAAILALAKAFSDRGIADGVQVNSVSPGAVMTGRRRSYLEHWAPLHGMTVEEATEKFPEEAGITRYGTPEDIAELMAFVVSPSARWMTGSALRMDGGEIKGI, from the coding sequence ATGTCCAGGAAAGTCGCCATCGTCACGGGGGCCAGCCAGGGTATCGGCCAGGCGACCGCCGTCCGGCTCGCCCGCGATTTCGACGCGGTGGCGCTTGTGGCACGCAACCGGGCGAAGCTCGAGGAAACGGCGCGCGCCGTGGAGGCCGCGGGCAGCGAACCGCTCGTGATCGATACGGACCTCGCCACGCCATCGGCCGCGAAGTCGGTGGTCGCCAGGACGCTCGCCGCGTTCGGCAGGATCGACGCCATGATCCATATCGCCGGCGCGGTGCCGCAGATCGACCTCCTGGAGATGACCGACGAGCAATGGGATGCCGGCATGGCGCTCAAGCTGCACGGCGCACGCCGGCTCACCGTGGAAGCGTGGCCGGCCCTGAGGGACGCCAAGGGCTCCGTGGTGTTCATCTCGGGCAATTCGGCAAGCGCGCCCAAGTCGGCTTACGCAGCGGTGGCGACCATCAACGCGGCCATCTTGGCGCTCGCGAAAGCATTCTCCGACCGCGGCATCGCGGATGGCGTGCAGGTAAACAGCGTGTCGCCGGGCGCTGTGATGACCGGACGTCGCCGGTCCTATCTCGAGCACTGGGCACCGCTGCACGGCATGACGGTGGAAGAGGCGACGGAGAAGTTTCCGGAGGAAGCCGGCATCACGCGTTACGGCACGCCGGAAGATATCGCGGAGTTGATGGCGTTCGTCGTGTCGCCCTCCGCGCGATGGATGACCGGCTCGGCACTGCGGATGGATGGCGGCGAGATCAAGGGAATCTAG
- a CDS encoding alpha/beta fold hydrolase, which translates to MSAIAYRTANVDGFNVFYREAGAANAPKLLLLHGFPSSSHMFRDLIPLLADRFHIIAPDLPGFGLSDMPSRDSFKYTFDHVADVIDRFTEVVGFDKFAVYVFDYGAPTGFRIAARHPERITAIISQNGNAYEEGLSDGWNPIRAYWQDPSQKNRDVLRDMLKPETTRWQYTHGVADESMVSPDGIALDNYYLARPGADEVQLDLFGDYKSNVAMYPAFQAYFRQHKPRFLAVWGKNDPFFLPPGAEAFKRDIPEAEVRFFDTGHFALETHAEEIAKTIGDFLSR; encoded by the coding sequence ATGAGCGCCATCGCCTACCGCACCGCCAATGTCGACGGATTCAACGTGTTCTATCGTGAAGCCGGTGCCGCGAACGCGCCGAAGCTGTTGCTGCTGCATGGCTTCCCGTCGTCCAGCCACATGTTCCGCGACCTGATCCCGCTGCTCGCCGACCGCTTCCACATCATCGCGCCCGACCTTCCCGGCTTCGGTCTGTCGGACATGCCGAGCCGCGACAGCTTCAAATACACCTTCGACCACGTGGCCGACGTCATCGACCGCTTCACCGAAGTGGTCGGTTTCGACAAGTTCGCGGTGTATGTCTTCGACTACGGCGCACCGACGGGTTTCCGCATCGCCGCCCGCCACCCCGAGCGCATCACGGCCATCATTTCGCAGAACGGCAATGCCTATGAAGAAGGATTGAGCGATGGCTGGAACCCGATCCGCGCTTACTGGCAGGACCCGTCACAGAAGAACCGCGACGTGCTGCGCGACATGCTGAAGCCGGAAACCACGCGCTGGCAGTACACCCATGGTGTGGCCGACGAATCCATGGTCTCGCCGGATGGCATCGCGCTCGACAACTACTACCTCGCCCGTCCCGGTGCCGACGAGGTGCAGCTGGACCTGTTCGGCGACTACAAGAGCAACGTGGCGATGTACCCGGCCTTCCAGGCGTACTTCCGCCAGCACAAGCCGCGCTTCCTGGCTGTCTGGGGCAAGAACGATCCGTTCTTCCTGCCGCCGGGAGCCGAAGCGTTCAAGCGCGACATTCCCGAGGCCGAAGTGCGCTTCTTCGATACGGGGCATTTCGCCCTGGAAACCCACGCGGAAGAGATCGCCAAGACTATCGGCGATTTCCTCTCCCGCTGA
- a CDS encoding alpha/beta fold hydrolase, whose protein sequence is MLAADLTFILAHGAWADGSSWSKVITGLLHRGIKAVTAPLPLTSLADDVAAVERTVERVGGPVVLVGHAYAGAVVGSVRSPEVKGLVYVTALAPDEGETVADVFYRTEPHPLAPHLAPDAHGWIWLPESAFAKAFAPDASEDGQAMLAAVQRPISPACITVPVARPLWKDVPSWYLVAAQDRMIVEETQRFMAARMNATVVAHPVDHTPGVTAPDTVVDLILQAAHGIAG, encoded by the coding sequence ATGCTCGCAGCCGATCTGACCTTCATCCTCGCCCACGGCGCCTGGGCCGACGGTTCCAGCTGGTCCAAGGTGATTACCGGCCTCCTTCATCGAGGCATCAAGGCGGTTACTGCACCCCTTCCGCTGACGAGCCTGGCCGACGATGTCGCCGCTGTCGAACGAACCGTCGAACGGGTAGGTGGACCGGTGGTGCTCGTGGGCCATGCCTATGCCGGCGCGGTGGTTGGATCCGTCCGCAGCCCGGAGGTGAAGGGCCTTGTCTACGTGACGGCCCTGGCGCCCGACGAAGGCGAAACCGTTGCCGACGTGTTCTATCGCACCGAGCCGCATCCGCTGGCGCCGCACCTGGCCCCCGACGCGCACGGCTGGATCTGGTTGCCGGAAAGTGCCTTCGCGAAAGCCTTCGCGCCCGATGCCTCGGAGGACGGGCAAGCCATGCTGGCTGCCGTGCAACGTCCCATTTCCCCGGCCTGCATCACCGTCCCCGTTGCCCGTCCGCTCTGGAAGGACGTGCCGAGCTGGTACCTGGTCGCGGCACAGGACCGCATGATCGTGGAAGAGACGCAGCGCTTCATGGCGGCGCGGATGAACGCGACGGTCGTGGCGCATCCTGTCGATCACACCCCGGGGGTGACGGCCCCCGACACGGTAGTGGACCTGATCCTGCAAGCCGCGCACGGCATCGCGGGCTGA
- a CDS encoding CGNR zinc finger domain-containing protein has product MPPSSPAILIADAPGLDFLNSIATPVDVAIDWIDDGDALLAWLDQMRMVPAAVLAEVRQRAMPGELDRLADQARSLREWFRAFVRERKGHALDASSLGELEPLNLLLARDEGYAQVLAGDGGGSLRFVRTRRWTSPESLLQPIGEAMAKLVAEEDFTHIKACEGPTCTLLFADHTRGRVRRWCSMAACGNRAKQTAHRQRAKAHH; this is encoded by the coding sequence ATGCCCCCTTCCTCCCCCGCCATCCTTATTGCCGACGCCCCCGGCCTCGACTTCCTTAATTCCATCGCGACCCCTGTGGACGTTGCCATCGACTGGATCGACGACGGCGACGCCCTGCTGGCCTGGCTGGATCAGATGCGCATGGTCCCCGCCGCGGTGCTGGCCGAGGTGCGCCAGCGCGCGATGCCCGGCGAACTCGATCGCCTCGCGGATCAGGCGCGCAGCCTGCGCGAGTGGTTCCGTGCGTTTGTCCGGGAGAGGAAAGGTCACGCGCTCGACGCGTCGAGCCTGGGGGAACTGGAGCCGCTGAATTTGCTGCTCGCGCGTGACGAAGGTTATGCGCAGGTGCTCGCCGGCGACGGGGGCGGCTCCCTGCGTTTCGTGCGCACCCGGCGCTGGACGTCGCCGGAGTCGTTGCTACAGCCGATCGGCGAGGCGATGGCGAAGCTCGTCGCCGAAGAGGATTTCACGCACATCAAGGCCTGCGAAGGTCCCACCTGCACCCTGCTCTTCGCCGACCATACCCGTGGCCGCGTGCGCCGCTGGTGCAGCATGGCCGCCTGCGGCAACCGTGCGAAGCAGACGGCACACCGCCAGAGAGCGAAGGCACACCACTGA
- a CDS encoding OmpA family protein, whose protein sequence is MRASLKGFAVASLTLALAACGSYSRDVAKDGRSAGQLEWPAPRNMPSLHKGGTFPNLDNLRLIKAGVDKHQISELIGFPHFDEGVWGVREWNYLFNFRKAGSDDVVQCQYKILFDQDKLARSFYWMPASCAAFLDVAKPAAAAVAEDMPQRITLAADALFAFDKSELTTEGKQAVTDLGAKLRAHMAQIQGIRVTGYTDRLGSHAYNQPLSERRARAVMDALVTDGVPRTKILAEGLGERDPVKDCPNGAREELVACLAPNRRVEVRVD, encoded by the coding sequence ATGCGTGCATCGCTCAAGGGTTTCGCCGTGGCGTCGTTGACGCTCGCGCTGGCCGCCTGCGGCAGTTACAGCCGCGACGTGGCGAAGGATGGCCGCTCGGCGGGACAACTCGAATGGCCCGCGCCGCGGAACATGCCGTCCCTGCACAAGGGCGGTACCTTTCCCAACCTCGACAACCTGCGCCTGATCAAGGCGGGCGTCGACAAGCACCAGATCTCGGAACTGATCGGCTTCCCGCACTTCGACGAAGGCGTGTGGGGTGTGCGCGAGTGGAACTACCTGTTCAATTTCCGCAAGGCGGGCAGCGACGACGTAGTGCAGTGCCAGTACAAGATCCTGTTCGACCAGGACAAGCTGGCGCGCAGTTTCTACTGGATGCCGGCATCGTGCGCGGCGTTCCTCGATGTGGCGAAGCCGGCGGCGGCCGCGGTCGCGGAGGACATGCCGCAGCGGATCACCCTCGCTGCCGACGCACTCTTCGCCTTCGACAAATCCGAACTCACGACCGAAGGCAAGCAGGCCGTGACGGACCTTGGCGCGAAGTTGCGCGCGCACATGGCGCAGATCCAGGGCATTCGCGTCACCGGCTACACGGATCGCCTCGGCAGCCACGCCTATAACCAACCGTTGTCCGAACGCCGGGCACGCGCCGTGATGGACGCGCTGGTGACCGACGGTGTGCCGCGCACCAAGATCCTCGCCGAAGGCCTTGGCGAGAGGGACCCGGTGAAGGATTGCCCGAATGGCGCACGCGAGGAGCTCGTGGCGTGCCTCGCCCCCAATCGGCGCGTGGAAGTGAGAGTCGATTAG